A DNA window from Phycisphaerales bacterium contains the following coding sequences:
- a CDS encoding TetR/AcrR family transcriptional regulator, with protein MTDSETRSRLIEAAYALMLSNGYSATGVADICSAAGVSKGSFYHCFETKEQCALAALRDHMSRAREQVEAGLDLTGLSPAQAAVKYVEHIEKGAEDIWCDGCLVGAFALEISETQPAIREEVSQVLRDLADYMESIFAPLAKAVRGPGSPSARELAEQYIAVIEGGVVLSRAHSDIRMVPQALRTFRRYLSLLLTHSN; from the coding sequence ATGACCGACTCCGAAACCAGATCCCGACTCATCGAGGCCGCGTACGCACTCATGCTCTCCAACGGATATTCCGCCACCGGAGTGGCCGACATCTGCTCGGCGGCCGGCGTGAGCAAGGGCAGCTTCTACCACTGCTTTGAGACCAAGGAGCAGTGCGCCCTGGCGGCCCTGCGCGACCACATGAGCCGGGCCCGCGAACAGGTCGAAGCCGGGCTCGATCTCACCGGCCTCTCTCCAGCCCAGGCGGCGGTAAAATACGTCGAGCACATTGAAAAAGGCGCCGAGGACATCTGGTGCGACGGCTGCCTCGTCGGTGCTTTTGCCTTGGAAATCAGCGAAACGCAGCCGGCGATTCGCGAAGAGGTTTCGCAGGTGCTGCGCGACCTGGCCGACTACATGGAGTCGATCTTCGCCCCGCTGGCCAAGGCGGTGCGCGGCCCCGGCTCGCCGTCGGCGCGGGAGCTGGCCGAGCAGTACATCGCCGTCATCGAAGGCGGCGTGGTTCTCAGCCGGGCCCACAGCGACATCCGCATGGTGCCTCAGGCCCTGCGCACCTTCCGCCGCTACCTCTCATTGCTGCTGACCCACTCGAACTGA
- a CDS encoding O-acetyl-ADP-ribose deacetylase — protein MADIDCIIADITTVQVDAIVNAANQRLLGGGGVDGAIHRAAGPGLLEECRRLPEVRPGVRCPTGQAVITGGHDLPARFVIHTVGPVWGGGRQNEEALLASCYRQCLLLAADHAIATIAFPSISTGAFGFPAERAAEIAVRTMRETGAEVESIRRVIACCLDDASAGHYRAILSA, from the coding sequence ATGGCTGACATCGACTGCATCATCGCGGACATTACGACCGTGCAAGTCGATGCGATCGTCAACGCGGCGAACCAGCGGCTGCTCGGCGGAGGCGGCGTGGATGGAGCGATCCATCGCGCGGCCGGGCCGGGGCTGCTCGAAGAGTGTCGTCGATTGCCCGAAGTGCGCCCGGGCGTGCGCTGCCCGACGGGGCAGGCCGTGATCACGGGCGGGCACGACCTGCCGGCGCGGTTCGTCATCCACACGGTCGGGCCGGTGTGGGGCGGCGGCCGGCAGAATGAAGAGGCGCTCCTCGCGTCGTGCTACCGCCAGTGCCTGCTGCTCGCGGCGGACCATGCCATCGCCACCATCGCCTTCCCCTCGATCAGCACGGGAGCCTTCGGTTTCCCGGCAGAGCGTGCGGCGGAGATTGCGGTGCGGACCATGCGCGAGACCGGCGCGGAGGTTGAGTCGATCCGGCGCGTGATCGCGTGTTGTCTTGATGACGCGAGCGCCGGACACTACCGCGCGATCCTGAGCGCCTGA
- a CDS encoding methyltransferase domain-containing protein: MPTLTPELESLVGKVITDLGGTANALLVIVGDRLGLYETLARIGPLTAAELAKGTNTSERYIREWLSAQAASGYIEYDAATERFSMTPEQAMLFADENSPLYMAGGFFSAGSLIRSDEALAEAFRTGRGIGWGDHHECLFCGTEKFFRPSYASNLVQTWIPSLNGVREKLERGASVADIGCGHGASTIIMAKAFPNSQFIGFDPHAPSIEHAKQHAREEGLDNVRFEIATAQDFPKRLDGAGYDFVCVFDALHDMGDPRGAARHVRESLKPGGTWMIVEPAAGDRLEENLNPIGRVYYAFSAAVCVPSALSQSGGDSLGAQAGPARLTEIVGSGGFKSTRIAAQSPFNLVLEATA; this comes from the coding sequence ATGCCCACACTCACTCCCGAACTCGAATCGCTCGTCGGTAAGGTCATCACCGACCTCGGCGGCACGGCCAACGCATTGCTCGTCATCGTCGGCGACCGCCTCGGCCTCTACGAAACGCTCGCGCGCATCGGTCCGCTCACTGCCGCCGAACTGGCCAAAGGCACCAACACGAGCGAGCGCTACATCCGCGAGTGGCTCTCGGCCCAGGCGGCGTCGGGTTACATCGAGTACGACGCGGCGACGGAGCGCTTCAGCATGACGCCCGAGCAGGCCATGCTCTTTGCCGACGAGAACAGCCCGCTCTACATGGCCGGCGGCTTCTTCTCGGCGGGCTCGCTCATCCGCAGCGATGAAGCGCTCGCCGAGGCCTTCCGCACCGGCCGCGGCATCGGCTGGGGCGATCACCACGAGTGCCTCTTCTGCGGCACCGAAAAGTTCTTCCGCCCTTCCTACGCGAGCAACCTCGTCCAGACGTGGATCCCCTCGCTCAATGGCGTGCGCGAAAAACTCGAGCGCGGCGCGAGCGTCGCCGACATCGGCTGCGGGCACGGCGCTTCGACCATCATCATGGCCAAGGCGTTTCCCAACTCGCAGTTCATCGGCTTCGATCCACACGCGCCGTCGATCGAGCACGCGAAGCAGCACGCGCGGGAAGAGGGTCTGGACAACGTGCGCTTCGAGATCGCCACGGCTCAGGACTTTCCCAAAAGGCTCGACGGCGCCGGCTACGACTTCGTGTGCGTCTTCGATGCGCTCCACGACATGGGCGACCCGCGCGGCGCCGCCCGGCACGTGCGCGAATCGCTCAAGCCCGGCGGCACGTGGATGATCGTCGAACCGGCGGCGGGCGATCGACTCGAGGAGAATCTCAATCCCATCGGCCGCGTGTACTACGCCTTCTCAGCCGCCGTGTGCGTGCCCTCGGCCCTGAGCCAGAGCGGCGGCGACTCGCTCGGCGCCCAGGCTGGGCCCGCGCGGCTCACCGAGATCGTCGGCAGCGGCGGCTTCAAGAGCACGCGCATCGCCGCTCAGTCTCCCTTCAACCTCGTGCTTGAGGCAACGGCCTAA
- a CDS encoding zinc ribbon domain-containing protein translates to MASSQGDESSLVVSPVPPDVGGSVTQAPAQVSQSLTMPSESQVLDVLWPDDSSHPYVSMEVSTIDAWPVAVEHWPEIGASALSLILLIVLAAMLWRRWRRRRLVAPGEPYCAKCGYRLTGRSDAKQCPECGRDLAGGGVMYGRRLRRRPVVVAAALLVGVCGVYYAARGHLPRTGRAANWFDWPSARLHAWATANQRWSMMRHALPMLRIARIDPETGAVVRTVRYEPIQKRDGTRWNGRLAGLRENHFYLYWRSGVAEIDAGSGRTVRELPLPGTVGELWAGISDIALHPSRDVLYAYVDYRVTLACDLQTGQWSEVVSFPERSQLLMHSLFALPDADTVILRRALAPRQPESGCDLIDLNSGQTVLTQRTAKHDLSQVVGVTGDELLLTETEFLAVAYAEISEQTIRRWSPGMREAEDLLTIPLRRIASIQGGRSGRLYFAGQGISSPAAPATIAVYDRDWKTYLQPLQLPPRTGDMNLSISPDEHWALTWHSEPTAGPCLYIFDLHAIHGGASQQPAR, encoded by the coding sequence ATGGCTTCGAGTCAAGGCGATGAGTCCTCGCTGGTTGTTTCACCGGTGCCGCCCGACGTTGGCGGAAGTGTGACGCAGGCGCCGGCACAAGTGAGCCAGTCGCTCACGATGCCGTCCGAGAGCCAGGTCCTCGATGTGCTCTGGCCCGACGACTCGTCGCACCCGTACGTGTCGATGGAGGTCTCGACCATCGACGCCTGGCCGGTGGCGGTGGAGCACTGGCCGGAGATCGGCGCCAGCGCGCTGAGCCTGATCCTGCTGATCGTTCTGGCTGCGATGCTCTGGCGGCGCTGGCGTCGCCGGCGGCTGGTGGCGCCCGGCGAGCCGTATTGCGCCAAGTGCGGCTATCGACTCACCGGCCGCAGCGACGCGAAACAATGCCCCGAGTGCGGGCGGGATCTTGCGGGCGGCGGAGTGATGTACGGCCGGAGACTGCGTCGGCGGCCGGTCGTGGTCGCAGCGGCTCTGCTGGTAGGTGTGTGCGGAGTCTACTACGCGGCGCGCGGCCACCTGCCGCGCACCGGTCGCGCCGCGAACTGGTTCGACTGGCCTTCCGCCCGGCTGCACGCGTGGGCGACGGCGAACCAGCGCTGGTCGATGATGCGACACGCACTGCCGATGCTGCGCATCGCGCGGATCGACCCGGAAACGGGAGCAGTCGTGCGCACCGTGCGCTACGAGCCGATTCAGAAGCGCGATGGCACGAGGTGGAATGGGCGACTCGCCGGGCTGCGCGAGAATCACTTCTACCTGTACTGGCGCAGCGGTGTCGCCGAGATTGATGCCGGGTCAGGCCGCACTGTGCGGGAGTTGCCTCTGCCCGGGACGGTCGGCGAGCTGTGGGCCGGGATCAGCGATATCGCCCTGCACCCGAGCCGGGATGTTCTGTATGCCTACGTCGATTATCGCGTGACGCTTGCGTGCGATCTGCAGACGGGGCAGTGGTCGGAGGTCGTTTCGTTTCCGGAGCGGTCGCAGTTGCTGATGCATTCGCTGTTTGCACTGCCGGATGCTGACACGGTGATCCTGCGCCGCGCGCTCGCCCCGCGGCAGCCCGAATCCGGCTGCGATCTGATCGATCTCAACTCGGGCCAGACCGTACTCACGCAGCGCACGGCCAAGCATGATCTGTCGCAGGTGGTCGGCGTGACTGGGGATGAACTCCTGCTGACCGAGACCGAGTTCCTGGCCGTTGCGTACGCAGAAATCTCCGAGCAGACGATCAGGCGCTGGTCACCGGGAATGCGCGAGGCCGAGGATTTGCTCACGATTCCATTGCGCCGCATCGCGTCGATCCAGGGCGGCCGCTCGGGCAGGCTGTACTTCGCAGGACAGGGCATCAGTTCCCCCGCCGCGCCGGCAACCATCGCCGTCTACGACCGGGATTGGAAGACATATCTCCAGCCGCTGCAGCTGCCGCCGCGCACCGGCGACATGAACCTGTCCATCTCACCCGACGAGCACTGGGCGCTCACGTGGCACAGCGAGCCGACCGCCGGGCCGTGCCTGTACATCTTCGACCTGCACGCGATCCACGGCGGCGCTTCGCAGCAGCCGGCGAGGTGA
- a CDS encoding alkaline phosphatase family protein gives MPQGRTYILGADGATWSVLSRLLRDGRVPHFQRLVDEGVSGPLESVENMRSASAWTSMFTGCNPGKHGIYEFYEFLPQTYSLRYIHGGYKHVPGFWTYLEQAGQTAGVINTPMTYPAEPIKGGYVIAGLDGPGKASPRFCSPDDFIEKLEARMGCEYVIEPGLTGAIARGRPDEAVQLLEEELDSKHRALVTMLDSMPVDCLLFVFRSLDAAQHCFWKWMDPTHPKHAQCSAEEVRQFGGVIDSVYIKLDAALGDMLDRIGPDDHLMVISDHGFGHKCPVSSQLNQWLAAHGYLVYEQGGGKPNAVSKALKFVASHTSRGTKEKLARLMPGVRNWAQSKALFSGVDWSRTRVYSDAQFPRLRLNIRGREGQGIVDQAEAPRLMEELRGKLKEMRDSVTGEPIVRDVFFSSEIYKGTHTGPGEDILVRWREDIVIHGVQMPEGYEAPQEELSIMPGEDPRVISGDHQIHGVFLGIGPAFRRGERIGSGLRLLDMTPTILHLQDQPIPAHMDGRVMKVAMEPGWLADHPVRAADERTTEAAVAASEASAAEQTEYSEQEQKVLEDRLRSLGYIE, from the coding sequence ATGCCACAAGGCCGCACGTACATTCTCGGCGCCGATGGCGCCACGTGGAGCGTTCTGTCGCGACTGCTGCGCGACGGCCGCGTGCCTCACTTCCAGCGCCTCGTCGACGAGGGAGTCTCCGGCCCGCTCGAGAGCGTCGAGAACATGCGATCCGCTTCGGCGTGGACGAGCATGTTCACCGGCTGCAATCCCGGCAAGCACGGCATCTACGAGTTCTACGAGTTCCTCCCCCAGACCTATTCGCTGCGCTACATCCACGGCGGCTACAAGCACGTGCCCGGCTTCTGGACCTACCTCGAGCAGGCGGGTCAGACGGCCGGAGTGATCAACACGCCGATGACCTACCCCGCCGAGCCGATCAAGGGCGGCTACGTCATCGCGGGCCTGGATGGGCCGGGCAAGGCGTCGCCGCGTTTCTGTTCGCCGGATGACTTCATTGAGAAGCTCGAAGCAAGGATGGGCTGCGAGTACGTCATCGAGCCGGGGCTGACGGGCGCCATTGCGCGCGGCCGGCCCGACGAAGCCGTGCAACTGCTCGAAGAAGAACTCGACTCCAAGCACCGCGCCCTGGTGACGATGCTCGACTCGATGCCCGTCGATTGCCTGCTGTTCGTGTTTCGCAGTCTCGACGCGGCCCAGCACTGCTTCTGGAAATGGATGGACCCCACGCACCCCAAGCACGCACAGTGCAGCGCCGAAGAGGTCAGGCAGTTCGGCGGCGTGATCGACAGCGTGTACATCAAGCTCGATGCGGCCCTGGGAGACATGCTCGATCGCATCGGGCCGGATGATCATCTGATGGTCATCAGCGACCACGGCTTCGGCCACAAGTGCCCCGTCTCCAGCCAGCTCAACCAGTGGCTCGCAGCGCACGGCTATCTCGTCTACGAACAGGGCGGCGGCAAGCCCAACGCGGTGAGCAAGGCGCTCAAGTTCGTCGCTTCGCACACGAGTCGCGGCACCAAGGAGAAGCTCGCGCGGCTCATGCCGGGCGTGCGCAACTGGGCTCAGAGCAAGGCGCTGTTCTCCGGCGTGGACTGGTCCAGGACGCGCGTGTACAGCGATGCCCAGTTCCCGCGCCTGCGCCTGAACATCAGAGGGCGCGAGGGGCAGGGCATCGTCGACCAGGCCGAGGCGCCGCGGCTCATGGAAGAGCTGCGCGGCAAGCTCAAGGAGATGCGAGACAGCGTTACGGGCGAGCCGATCGTGCGCGATGTGTTCTTCTCAAGCGAGATCTACAAGGGCACCCACACCGGGCCCGGCGAAGACATCCTCGTGCGCTGGCGCGAAGACATCGTCATCCACGGCGTGCAGATGCCCGAAGGTTACGAGGCGCCGCAGGAGGAACTCTCCATCATGCCCGGCGAAGACCCGCGCGTCATCTCGGGCGATCACCAGATCCACGGCGTCTTTCTCGGCATCGGGCCGGCGTTCCGCAGGGGCGAGCGCATCGGCAGCGGCCTGCGCCTGCTCGACATGACGCCGACGATCCTGCACCTGCAGGACCAGCCGATCCCCGCCCACATGGATGGCCGCGTGATGAAGGTGGCGATGGAGCCCGGCTGGCTCGCCGACCACCCCGTGCGCGCCGCCGACGAGCGGACCACCGAGGCGGCGGTCGCGGCAAGCGAAGCGAGCGCGGCCGAGCAAACCGAATACAGCGAGCAGGAACAGAAGGTCCTCGAAGACCGCCTGCGCAGCCTCGGCTACATTGAATAA
- a CDS encoding FAD-dependent oxidoreductase: MGNQSLATIPTTGPLIGHDKPAQVGTAILGAGIAGMSAALHIKKDYAIFEQAERIGGLCCTENFGGFLFDRSIHILYTKQPYAKKFITGLLGKNFDLRPKYSYIHSHGVYTAYPYQSNTFGLPHDVVVRNLMGLIEATYTKPEREPRNFKEWAYATFGAGITEEFFLPFNYKVWAIDQEQMSYDWIADRVLTPPIKTAIEGAIAPSKGDYGPNAKFWYPRKGGMESLPRSMGEHLNEGSVHTFTRVKTIHVAKHTLEFEDGSMCKYDSLISTAPISKLAQLADSVPAEVNAAVGKLKWNTVYTVNIGLQIPNLTPMHWAYYPDPKLIFHRLSWPKNFAPSMAPANCSSVAAEISVSQWKDVGPTDAKTLLKKTIEGLIAIGLITHKQASKIKPQHCGVVRLDPAYVIYTWDHRPATKVIHDWLESNDIYACGRFGDFEYLNMDHSILSGKRAAEKLMKRDLNAFPLKGVDEKALERWIAADFQIGVAHTDAAIDAKLKAQGA, encoded by the coding sequence ATGGGCAACCAGTCCCTCGCCACTATTCCGACGACCGGCCCGCTCATCGGCCACGACAAGCCGGCTCAGGTCGGCACCGCCATCCTCGGCGCTGGGATCGCCGGGATGTCAGCCGCGCTGCACATCAAGAAGGACTACGCCATCTTCGAACAGGCCGAGCGCATCGGCGGTCTGTGCTGCACGGAGAACTTCGGCGGCTTCCTCTTCGATCGCTCGATCCACATCCTCTACACGAAACAGCCCTACGCCAAGAAGTTCATCACCGGCCTGCTGGGCAAGAACTTCGACCTGCGACCCAAGTACTCCTACATCCACAGCCACGGTGTCTACACCGCCTATCCGTATCAATCCAACACCTTCGGCCTGCCGCATGATGTCGTCGTGCGCAACCTGATGGGCCTGATCGAAGCGACGTACACCAAGCCCGAGCGCGAGCCGCGCAACTTCAAGGAGTGGGCCTACGCGACCTTCGGCGCCGGCATTACCGAAGAGTTCTTCCTGCCATTCAATTACAAGGTCTGGGCGATCGACCAGGAGCAGATGAGCTACGACTGGATCGCCGATCGCGTGCTCACACCGCCGATCAAGACGGCCATCGAAGGCGCGATCGCGCCGAGCAAAGGCGACTACGGCCCCAACGCGAAGTTCTGGTATCCCAGGAAGGGCGGCATGGAGAGCCTGCCGCGCTCGATGGGCGAGCACCTCAACGAAGGCAGTGTGCACACCTTCACGCGCGTCAAGACCATTCACGTCGCCAAGCACACGCTCGAGTTCGAAGATGGCTCGATGTGCAAATACGACTCGCTTATCTCCACCGCGCCGATCAGCAAACTGGCGCAACTGGCCGATAGCGTGCCCGCCGAGGTGAATGCGGCGGTTGGCAAATTGAAATGGAACACGGTGTACACCGTCAACATCGGTTTGCAAATTCCCAACCTCACGCCGATGCACTGGGCGTACTACCCCGATCCCAAACTCATCTTCCACCGCCTGAGCTGGCCCAAGAACTTTGCGCCGAGCATGGCGCCGGCGAACTGTTCATCGGTCGCCGCAGAGATTTCCGTCAGCCAGTGGAAAGACGTCGGCCCGACTGACGCCAAGACGCTGCTCAAGAAGACGATCGAGGGCCTCATCGCCATCGGCCTGATCACCCACAAGCAGGCGAGCAAAATCAAGCCGCAGCACTGCGGCGTCGTGCGCCTCGACCCAGCCTACGTCATCTACACCTGGGATCACCGGCCCGCGACGAAAGTGATCCACGACTGGCTTGAGAGCAACGACATCTACGCCTGCGGCCGCTTCGGCGACTTCGAGTATCTCAACATGGATCACTCGATCCTGTCCGGCAAGCGCGCTGCAGAGAAGCTGATGAAGCGCGACCTTAACGCGTTCCCATTGAAGGGTGTGGATGAAAAGGCGCTCGAACGCTGGATCGCGGCAGACTTCCAGATCGGCGTGGCGCACACGGATGCCGCGATCGATGCGAAGTTGAAGGCGCAGGGGGCGTAG
- the fabG gene encoding 3-oxoacyl-[acyl-carrier-protein] reductase, protein MTQSLEGKICLVTGAARGIGRAIALAMADVGCDVAINFSTSEEAAREVCDQIVAKGRKAKIYRANVANDEENREMLSHVNEDFGIVQILVNNAGITRDRTFAKMTREQWEEVMDVNLTGPALITHAMLKKMIESGWGRIINITSIIGQTGNFGQANYAAAKSGLIALTKSLAKEVARKNITVNCVAPGFVTTDMTAKVPENIREQITSGIPIGRFGEPEEVAHAVAFLASPLASYITGQEINVNGGLYM, encoded by the coding sequence ATGACACAGTCGCTCGAAGGCAAGATCTGTCTTGTGACCGGGGCCGCGCGCGGCATCGGCCGCGCCATCGCGCTGGCCATGGCTGACGTGGGCTGCGATGTCGCCATCAACTTCTCCACCTCGGAGGAGGCCGCCCGCGAAGTGTGCGACCAGATCGTCGCCAAGGGACGCAAGGCCAAGATCTATCGCGCCAACGTCGCCAACGACGAAGAGAATCGCGAGATGCTCAGCCACGTCAACGAGGACTTCGGCATCGTGCAGATCCTCGTGAACAACGCCGGCATCACCCGCGACCGCACGTTTGCCAAGATGACGCGCGAACAGTGGGAAGAGGTGATGGACGTCAACCTCACCGGCCCGGCGTTGATCACACACGCGATGCTCAAGAAGATGATCGAATCCGGCTGGGGCCGCATCATCAACATTACCTCGATCATCGGACAGACGGGCAACTTCGGTCAGGCGAACTACGCCGCGGCCAAGTCGGGGCTGATCGCGCTGACCAAGTCGCTGGCCAAGGAAGTGGCGCGCAAGAACATCACCGTCAACTGCGTCGCGCCCGGCTTCGTGACCACCGACATGACCGCGAAGGTTCCCGAGAACATCCGCGAGCAGATCACCTCGGGCATTCCCATCGGCCGCTTCGGCGAGCCGGAGGAAGTTGCCCACGCGGTGGCGTTCCTCGCCTCGCCGCTGGCGTCGTACATCACCGGCCAGGAAATCAACGTCAACGGCGGGTTGTACATGTAG
- a CDS encoding M61 family metallopeptidase, producing the protein MTTLTASLARRGRCLPLLAIMLLALPACAADGPIEYTVALPAPQTQMVEMSIVVPEVDGETVEFILPVWRPGRYAVLDPAGTVREVRASDAATGEGLPVEKVRKNAWSVRTQGAKSVRLDYRVYANSLADRTRHVDDTHAFLSPSSVFVYVPQRRDDPLVVRVQAPEDWDIATGLESDPNDPRSLIAPDYDVLVDSPLEIGVHRRLTFDVDGVPHEIILWGDEDIEYDEQKLTDDFAAIVRVQRDIFGAFPYERYVFITHVGMGGGGGTEHLNSTVMQTSRRSFEDDGAYDRFLGLVAHEFFHTWNVKQFRPAGINPYDYERENYTKLLWVAEGTTSYYDDLTLVRTGHTKPAKYLQSMGDAIDALRRRPGRLVQSVEESSFDAWIKFSKSTPDDVNSSISFYTSGAMASLALDWSIRKRSGGAADLDDVMRTLYERFPLSGGGYTPEDLLAVINEISGSDFGAFFARHIRGTEDFDFESLADACGLELVFEPAKREDDGSTSRTGEEAGPEDQDETAEETSTPSSGEIPLKAYLGLNISGTRVSSLLADSPAYASGLLVGDELVAVNGKRIGSQGDLDDQVNALDPGQSIHITFFRRDHLREVDIALTGVPDGSWTLRKVEEPTDEQKAQYADWLGQEW; encoded by the coding sequence TTGACGACGCTGACCGCTTCGCTTGCCCGCCGGGGCCGATGCCTGCCGCTTCTGGCGATCATGCTGCTCGCCCTGCCGGCGTGTGCGGCGGACGGGCCGATTGAGTACACCGTCGCCCTGCCCGCCCCGCAGACGCAGATGGTCGAGATGTCCATCGTCGTGCCCGAGGTGGACGGCGAGACAGTCGAGTTCATCCTGCCCGTGTGGCGGCCGGGGCGCTACGCCGTGCTCGACCCGGCCGGCACGGTGCGCGAGGTGCGGGCCAGCGACGCCGCGACGGGCGAAGGCCTGCCCGTCGAGAAAGTCCGCAAGAATGCGTGGAGCGTGCGCACGCAAGGCGCGAAATCGGTCCGGCTGGATTATCGCGTCTACGCCAATTCGCTGGCCGACCGCACGCGGCACGTCGATGACACGCACGCGTTTCTCTCGCCTTCGTCAGTATTCGTGTACGTGCCGCAGCGGCGCGATGATCCGCTGGTGGTGCGCGTGCAGGCGCCGGAGGACTGGGACATCGCGACGGGGCTCGAAAGCGATCCGAACGATCCGCGCTCGCTCATCGCGCCCGATTACGACGTGCTCGTCGATTCGCCGCTGGAGATCGGCGTGCACAGGCGGCTGACGTTTGACGTCGATGGCGTGCCGCACGAGATCATCCTCTGGGGCGACGAGGACATCGAGTATGACGAGCAGAAGCTGACCGACGACTTCGCCGCCATCGTCCGCGTCCAGCGCGACATCTTCGGCGCGTTTCCCTACGAGCGCTACGTCTTCATCACCCACGTGGGCATGGGTGGCGGCGGGGGCACGGAACATCTCAATTCAACCGTCATGCAGACCTCGCGCCGCTCGTTCGAAGATGACGGCGCCTACGACCGCTTCCTCGGCCTGGTCGCGCACGAGTTCTTTCACACGTGGAACGTCAAGCAGTTCCGCCCGGCGGGGATCAATCCGTATGACTACGAGCGCGAGAACTACACGAAACTGCTCTGGGTCGCGGAAGGCACGACGAGTTATTACGATGATCTCACGCTCGTGCGGACCGGACACACGAAACCGGCGAAGTATCTCCAGAGCATGGGCGACGCGATCGATGCGCTGCGCCGCCGGCCCGGCCGGCTGGTGCAGAGCGTCGAAGAGAGTTCGTTCGATGCGTGGATCAAGTTCAGCAAGTCGACGCCGGACGACGTGAACTCGAGCATCTCGTTCTACACCAGCGGCGCCATGGCGAGCCTCGCGCTCGACTGGTCCATTCGCAAGCGCAGCGGCGGCGCCGCCGACCTTGACGACGTCATGCGCACGCTGTACGAGCGCTTTCCGCTCAGCGGCGGCGGCTACACGCCCGAGGACCTGCTCGCCGTGATCAATGAGATCAGCGGCAGCGACTTCGGTGCGTTCTTCGCGCGGCACATCCGCGGCACGGAAGATTTCGACTTCGAATCGCTCGCCGATGCCTGCGGCCTCGAACTCGTCTTCGAGCCGGCGAAGCGCGAGGATGATGGCTCAACGAGCCGCACGGGTGAGGAAGCGGGTCCAGAGGATCAGGATGAAACCGCCGAAGAAACAAGCACGCCTTCTTCCGGCGAAATTCCGCTCAAGGCTTACCTGGGCTTGAATATCAGCGGCACGCGCGTGTCATCGCTGCTGGCCGACAGCCCGGCGTATGCATCGGGCCTGCTGGTGGGCGATGAACTCGTGGCCGTGAATGGAAAGCGGATCGGTTCGCAGGGCGATCTTGATGATCAGGTGAACGCGCTCGATCCGGGGCAGTCGATTCACATCACCTTCTTCCGCAGGGATCACCTGCGCGAAGTGGACATCGCGCTGACCGGCGTCCCCGATGGTTCGTGGACGCTGCGCAAGGTGGAGGAGCCGACGGACGAGCAGAAGGCCCAGTACGCCGACTGGCTCGGACAGGAGTGGTGA
- a CDS encoding SDR family NAD(P)-dependent oxidoreductase encodes MQLSDRVAVITGGASGIARATCLGLAREEVRAIGVVDVSDDVFAACEAGNRTLGRDVLVPFKGDVSSTAFRQSVYAQMVQRFGPVHICVPAAGIVRDALAVKLDETGKAVLYDEHLFRKVIEINLLAPIYWAMEMIGTVAEDRARRKLGRWEPEEKVQGTIIFIGSISSAGNRGQVSYAATKAGLAGAQATLAKEAIYHGVRCAIIHPGFTDTPMVRAMDPKMVREKILPLTQLRRLLRPEEVADAILFMIRNSAASGALWVDAGWHPPA; translated from the coding sequence ATGCAATTGAGCGATCGAGTGGCGGTGATCACGGGCGGCGCCAGCGGCATCGCGCGCGCTACGTGCCTGGGGCTGGCCCGCGAAGAGGTCCGGGCGATCGGCGTGGTGGATGTGTCCGACGACGTGTTCGCCGCGTGCGAAGCGGGCAACCGCACGCTTGGCCGCGACGTGCTCGTGCCCTTCAAGGGCGATGTGAGCAGCACGGCGTTTCGCCAGAGCGTGTACGCCCAGATGGTGCAGCGCTTCGGCCCCGTGCACATCTGCGTGCCCGCGGCGGGAATCGTGCGCGATGCGCTGGCGGTGAAACTCGACGAAACCGGCAAGGCCGTGCTCTACGACGAGCATCTGTTCCGCAAGGTCATCGAGATCAACCTGCTGGCGCCGATCTACTGGGCGATGGAGATGATCGGCACCGTCGCCGAGGACCGCGCGCGGCGGAAACTTGGGCGCTGGGAGCCCGAGGAGAAAGTCCAGGGGACGATCATCTTCATCGGGTCGATCTCTTCGGCCGGCAATCGCGGCCAGGTCTCCTACGCAGCGACCAAGGCCGGGCTCGCGGGCGCGCAGGCGACGCTGGCCAAGGAAGCGATCTACCACGGCGTGCGGTGTGCGATCATCCACCCCGGCTTTACCGACACGCCGATGGTCCGGGCGATGGATCCGAAGATGGTGCGTGAGAAGATCCTGCCGCTCACGCAATTGCGCCGCCTGCTGCGGCCCGAGGAAGTGGCGGATGCGATTCTGTTCATGATCCGCAACTCGGCGGCCAGCGGCGCGCTGTGGGTGGATGCCGGCTGGCACCCCCCGGCGTGA